aaaatattgcaaagtaTGCTTTCTTTTGAAGGAAGAGAAACTTTTGCCAAGAAATTTTGTTGAAAGTGGGGTTTGAACCCCCAACTCTAGCGTGGGAAAACATTTTTATTGCCCCTTCCGTACCACTAAGCCGTTAGTTAGTTTTGTTAGGGGGTTacaagtttatatatatatatatatatatatatatatataattttctaatacaaatacagGATCTACGGAAAAGCTATTGGATTCGTCCGAACTCATGAACCCCACTTATCTCCGCCTCAGTATATATTACACTTTTAAGGTTTGAGTGCATAAATATGTGGTGATTACATTGGTAATGTTACTCCACTTTGCTTTGATCAGCTTTCAATGTTAACAAGTGTATCAAGCATGGCAATCCTACTAGAACATGGCTTCTTTGATGCATATGCTGGAGAATCAAAGGATCATTCCCCCGCTGCGAAATTCTACACAGGGGACATTGTTTCCATGAACTCTGCCTCTTTCTCCCATCACGACATCATGCCAATCGAAGACTTTACATACGCGTGCTTAGCCATTTTTAAGGACCGGTTCCACAACATGAATGGCGCCGTTTCTGGGGTTTGCTTCAAGTCCCAACAACTATCCAAAGTAGCCGCGGTTTTCGTGTGGAAATCCTTACAATGTTGCTACAGTTACATCTTGAATCAAGATTCCAGGAGTGTTCTTCCTTATTTTGATGGCTTTTCACTAGATTTAAAATATGATGTGTTTAAAGTTGTTTATGTTAGTGGAGATAGTGccttaaattttcatattttcccTCCACACAAGATGTTGGAGGGCAAACAGGGGTTGCACAATGTTGCTCAAGAACTTAATAGAATTTctgaataaaaaatgaaaataaagattagTAGGTAAGTACTACTAGTATTGGGCATAGAGACATCATGTGGATCATGCCTTCAATTTTGGTATGTAATCCATAACTATATTATGAGGAGAAtggaatttttctttttcttattggAAGAAATGATTCAATTAGTTGCTATTTTTCTTAGTTCAGAATCATTTTGTGCTCTACTAGTTTAAATATTCATAGCTCCTCATATTTGATCAGAGGCGGAGCTAGGTGGGGTTCGTGGGTTCGGACGAACTCAGTAgttatttatactaaaaaattaattatatatatatatatatgtacattaATTTGTGAAtccctaacaaaattgattgacgATTCTAAATGAAATTTAGAACCCCCAAACTCTTTATTCTGACTCCGCCTCtgtatttaataatttattttctctctcACCATTTCAAATTCATGTGTCCAAAGTTCCTTTTCTATCTCTAGATTGTTTATTGCGTATGTATTTATGAGGAACTTCTTCTAAGAAAAtgacttgtatttttttatcatcaTTGAAAGTAATATTCAATGACACAAGAATCTTCTCGTAGCAATCTCCACTATGATTTCAACACAATAATGTGGGAAAATGTGAGAACTTAAGATAGGtaacaaaatcaacccactaGGAAGATAgaataaaagaaagtatttgAAAGAGGTTTAATCATGTAATCAGAATAAAATTAATCGGAAATTATATTGCAATAACCGTTGATGATGACAGTATCACCATAATTTATCTAGCTTTTAAGACACACCAAAGAAGAACTCCGGATCAGAGTGTTAATGATATGATCCAAAACGAGTCATAAGtgacacccacacttaacctttTAGGTGGACGAACCACGAATTCAAAGTCCAACTTATACTAGTTATTCAATTTATGAAATACGACAATAATGCGGAAACTCAAATCTTATTAACGTGAGAAATAGAAATCTACTAGAGTCTATTAAATATCATTCCCAAAATtcgaaagtcatcacatcaaggacatctaattccaaaatactaagtctaagagttttaaaggcactataataaataaatgaagcaGTTTGTgtccaaaacctaaggacatcATGTCATGACCGAGAGAATCCAACATGAGCTAgaatgaatagctcaccctgaAACCTGATGTGCTGGAGACTAGCTAGAGTTAAGGGCGAGTTGAAGTCGCTGGTAGACTCGTTACACTTcacaaaaggaaaacaaagaaaaatacaagtagggGTTAGTACAGGACAACTGTGCTGAGTAGATATCATCGGCCGACTCAAAATAGAAACCAATATGCATAAAGTAGTAACATGAaatcaactatagcacttagtAGGTggcaaacaacaaacaacaaacaacaaaacaagTGACAACAATAATAAAACAAGTGCATAATTAGTCACAATATCAAAAACATACgtgaggactcatgcctccacacTACGATCTTTTGGAAAATGGGTTATTTGAGATTGAGTGcattaagttatttaatatgttttCCTTTAACCATATATAATGTGCTAGctcgtggcacccgatccaacaATATAGTTAACTTATCATTCTGTATCATCACTTTCCACTTCATTAACACTATTTCATCATGTCTTCtctattcaaggcatcactttgATAGAGCAAGTTCAAGATTATGAATTTCACAGTCTTAGAatttcagaccaatcacaacaacacataaatcatccaaacaacaacaattaagTACATAGAAAACTTCACAACATTACTCTATGACTATCgatcactattaagagtctcTCTATCACatagaaaaaaatcataacttACCTCaaccgaagaaccgaagtcaaACAAGTTAATTCCCCAATGTTTTccctttcctcaatgcctcaGAAAGTTTCTAATCTATCAAGTATACAATATTCATAAGCAAACGAGTCTGTagacacccatattactatatatcTAGCCTAGACTCAATAACCCATCCAAATCTATAAtcaaattcttaaattttgatacCAACTAATATATCAAATCTCATATGTTCCTAGTTTttcaagcctagggttaagTTTTAATTCCTCAAAATAACAGAACTCTTgtgaattttataatataatatactcaatatttaattacttattttaatatatcaaaacttaatttataatatgataagaaaataatactatttaaaattgaagCCACTGGTTACCAAACCAGGTAACCAGTGGAAACAATCACGAACTCAATTGTCAACTAATGATGGAAGACAAAAGTTTGTCTCCCCAAAATTAACCAGTAATCACGTTATATCAATTTCAATTCATATTTAACCATTaaagatataataatataataaaaaaatcccCCTCCAACCATTAATACATATGTAGGATAATCTTGGAACTTATTAAAATTTTACCTGAAGGCAAGCCGTGTTCCGACCCCACAGTTAATGTTTCTGTTTCGCTCTTTACTttcctaaataaataaatgtgtaAAAAGTGACAAACTctactaaattattttaataaatatggcCAAGTAGTAtaagatattaaataaattttatacttggttgtaacacctcaaatttagtaaaaagggaaaatgcaatTTTTGGACTGAGGTCTATGTCTACGGGTCCCATCTACGGACCATATAAACTTCTACAGGTCGTAGATGGCAACCGTAGGAAGTGGGAAAAACAATCTTTTTAAATCAGTGTATCCTTTTTACGGTTCACCTGAACGGTCCGTCACCCTATGTACGAGTCGTAGGTAGAtctcgtaggtgagtcccagacttagtgaaattttaaggCCAAAAGTTGGTTTCTACGTTTGGCATGCACGGAACATGAGAAGACCTACGAACCATACATGAGATCAGTCAAAGATGGGTGAATTTTAAGGTCCCAGTACTTGgtctacggttgaccagtacaAACCGAAGAAAGTTCTACGGTTCGTACGTCTAAACCATAGATCGAGTCGatagttaatttttaattgactTTTGGGTCTTTCCTAATTGTTTTAACCCAATCCTATGTTGTTTTAACTTCTACCCTAATCCCTAAATAAACGTTTTAACCCCCAATTTACCCATTTGAACTCATTTTCCTAAATTTCCTAAACTTGACCAAATTCATCCTCCCAAATTCTCTCAaatctaaggaagaagaagaagaactaggGTTCCATACAAGTCTCCAAATTCTCTATTTTCTTGGGCTTAAAGGATCAAGGTATGTGTGTATTCACCCATGtagtcctttcctccatgggGTCCCCAAAGATTTCAAGTTCCCAATTCAATCTTCAAATTATCAAATTAGGGTTTCAATTCAATGAATGCGAGTTTCCTctaattatgattgattatgaTTAATTAAGTTTTCTAATGCTCTATTTGATGTTAACCTATGATGTTCAGTTGAAAATGCACATTTCCATGCGTAAATCATGCTTTTCAACCATGATCTTATGATAAACCCACGaactatgaattatgaatttatgaagatacaCATGTTTTCATGAAGTGATTGTAAATAAATTGATGATGCTTTGAAAGGAAAGTATTGATGCTATTGTGGAAAGATTTCTCACTTACTATGATGATCGTGATTCTGAAAGGTATTTCTCACAAATGAATTCACATTGGGGAAATGTTTTCTCATTgatgttgaattatgtttaaggagatattctatgttttgatcttTAAAATGAAAgtggattggtattgatcattgtCTTTCACTATgttaaattgatattttacttttatatattcCGTTGGGATTTTGACTTACCACCGAGTGGGCTTTGTGGTGGAGGCTCAACtagggtagtctctagtagcaacctctagtccTAAAATATGTCCCCCCATAGGATATGTCTTAAATAACctatagtggatccactttagcaaaTGATGATATGTACAAATTGTGTCAGTCACTAATTCACTATTAACGTGAACAAAGCCACGTTGTGCCGGTCAATAGGACCATGTGAAGGAAATCATGACATTTTCTTTTGTGGAAAAATACATGTATACTTTTATAGCTATTATTATACAATACATATACACCTTTAAACACGTTTATACATATATGCATGCATTGTATGTATGATGTATATGTTATGAATAACCATATATCTACCTTGGCAAAtagttttcccttctttcagtatgagggatataccagattccatgatatagctctcatggtcttattgtAGGTTAAAGCTAAGATTCcacaaaatgaatatattttcttcaaagCTTTTCTTATGTCCTTTATGTTAATGTATTTGACTATGTTTTATGATCTTCATGTCATTTCTTCTCAAAAAGcttataaatgttttattatgatcatgcATCTTCGTTTTCAGCCATTTATATTATCATGTTCATGTTTATGCATATTGCGTTATACTAAGTACATTTCatatactaatgcatacttgtgtctACATTGTTTTACAAATATAGGGTTCGACGCTCCTACCTTTCATATTCGTGGTGAGTTGATTTCATAGACCTTGAAGATCGATGAGTCCTTATGTTTCGAGGTCCAAGATgccttttattgctttatgtcatttatttttaaactttgtaTATGATGTATGAGTTACATCCTAATcactttccttatgatgtattagatgACTTTAAGACTTATGTTAGAATTGTgcttttgtcaaactcttttgtaTGAAATGCTATCGTTTGAACTCTCTacttctattatcttgtatgatgtatgctaagtggcttgtgtaggacCTCTTGGGgttctatatgccatgttacgcctagggtatactttgggtcgtgacaaacttggtatttagagctcaaggtttagaaaggtcctaggatgtATCATAAGCCAcatcaagtagagtcttgttcatgagtgtgaagtgcgccacatttatgaataagaggctataagatgtttaggaaatttcacttctttcaccATTCTAAAGTTGTGCGATAGAGTGTAACTCTATATGTATCTCTGCTAATCCCTATCTGATTATTTTTAGGATATGGCCCCTCGAAGAGCATACGTTAGGAGGAATACGGGTGAGAATATGGAAAGGcaagctcctcaagtttcgGCCAATCCTTTGGCTGAACAAGTGACTAATGCAGAGTTTTGAGCTGCTTTTCAAATGTTGGCTCAATCCATGACGGttcaagccaatagggaggttgtggtccCCGTGAAACCAAACATGGGTACGATGGaatctagagtgagggacttcactataATGAATTTCCTGGAGTTttatggttctaaggttgagaaaaatcctcaagagttcattgatgaggtatacaaggtgttgatgatcatgggagtgacgccgGTGAAAAAGGCAGAATTGTCCACTTATCAACTGACGGATGTTTCTCAAGTTTTGTTCAAtaatggaaggaagagagggcGGTTGATGCgagtcctcttgattgggaaaagtttaagggtgttttccttgataggttctccCCTCTTAAGATGAGGGAGACAAAAGTACTTGAATTaatcaaccttcgtcaagggaATATGAGTTTGAAGGAGTATGCCTTGAGGTTCACACAACTTTCTAGGATGCTCCAACTAAGGATGTCGATTCTATGGCAAAGATGAGCAAGTTTATTTTGGGTGTGTCCGTTATAGTAGTTAAGGAATGTCATCACCATACTCATAAATGAAAAGGAGATTTCTCATCTAATAGTGGATGCTAAAAAAAtcgaagaggagaaacttaaggaaaagtttagggaggcaaagagggCCAAGACCAGTGATGGTGACTTTTTACATTCAAGGTCCTAATGGACATGGTCATTCTAAGTTCCGACAAAGGTTTTCCAGTCAAGGTTCCTCTAATGTTCCAGCTTCTAAGTTCAGCAAAGAGAGGGTGTCTAACCTTATGactcaaggaggaaatggtggTGGAAATGGTTCTTTGTTTCCCACATGTCAAAAGTGTGGCAAGAGTCATCCTAGAAAATGCTTGATGGGTACATATAATTGTTTTGGTTGTGGCAAAAGTGGTCACCACTTAAGGGATTTCCCATCTAGAAATGACAAGGGAAAAGATGGTAGGCAAGCTCAGCCTAGTGGTTCGGGTTCAAGTGCTCCGAAGCAAAACTAGTTCTATACACTTCAAACTTGTCATgagcaagagggttctcccgatgttgttactggtatgTTGAAGGTCTTccatcttgatgtttatgctttgcttgatCATGatgctactttgtcttttgtgacaccatatgtggctatgaggtttgatgttcttccggatgtgttgttagacctttttctatttctactccTATAGGTGAATCTATTGTGTCCAAGAGAGTCTACATAAATTGTTTTGTTTCCTTATCCCGTAGAGTCACTCATGCTGATTtagtagagcttgatatgttagatttcaaTGTTACTCTTGGTATGTATTAGCTTCATTCTTGTTATGCTTTTATTGATTATAGTTACTGAGTGGTCAAGTTTTAATTTCCTAATGAGCACGTCCTAGAGTGGAAaaggggaaattctatgcctaagggtcaatttgtttcttgtcttaaagatagaaaaatgatttctaaggttTGCATACATCATCTTGTTCGGGTTAGGGATACTGATTTTGAAACCCCTACCTCTGAGTTTGTTCtcattgtaaatgagtttctaaaagtgtttcctgatgattTACCCGGTTTTCCTCCTAAAAGGGAAAtggacttcggtattgacctcaTCCCTGATacccaacctatctctattcctccttaccgaatGACTCTGATAGAACTTAAGCAGTTAAATGAGCAATTGAAAGGCTTGTTGGATAAcgtttcatccgaccgagtatctctccatggggtgcttcaattttgtttgttggtaagaaggatggttcacttcacatgtgtatcgattaccgacaattgaacaaggttaccattaagagtaagtatcctcttccaagaatagatgatttgtttgatcaactatAATgagcaagttacttctctaagattgatctttggtcgggttatcaccaattaagggtgaaggaagatgacattCTGAAAATGGCTTTTCGAtcttggtatggtcattatgaatttttgataATCTCATTTGActtgactaatgctccgacCGCATTTGTGAACTTGATAAATagagtgtttagacaatatcttgacatgtttgtgattgtgtttttCGATGACATCTTGATTTACTCAAGGAGTGAGGATGAGCACACCgatcatttgagaattgtgttgcaaTTACTGAAgtaccaacaactttttgcaaagtttagtaaatgtgagctTTGGTTAAGATCCACtgcttttcttggtcacattgtttccggtaagggtattgaggtagatcccaAAGAGATGGATGCagttaagagttggcctagaccccTATCCCCTTCGGATATCCGAAGTTTCTAGGGTTTGgcgggttattatagaaggtttgttgaaaggttttcttcgATTGTCTCTCTTCTAACAACatattgactcaaaagaaagttaAGTTTGTTTGGTCGGAAGcatgtgagaagagttttcatgagttgaaagatagacttaccttTGCCCCGATGTTGACTTTAATGGAAGGATCTgatgggtttgttgtttattatgatACTTCAAGGATTAGACTACGGTGTGTCCTTAtgaaaaatgggaaagttattgctTATATTTCACGGCAAATTAAAATCCATGAAAAGACCTACCCTATCCATCATTTGGAACTCGTGGCAGTTGTGTTTTCCTTAAAGATATGAAGACAGtttttatatggtgttcatgttgatgtcttTACGACTacaaaagtttgcaatatgtgttcaagCAAAATTATCTAAATCTTTGCCAGAGGAGGTGGCTTTAATTACTAAAGGATTTTAACATGAGTGTCCTCTATCACCCTGGAAAAGTGAATATGGTAGCGGATTCTCTTAGTCATctatcaatgggtagtgttgctcatattgaagaAGATAAAAATGAGTTGGCTCGTGATGTTTATAAATTCGAACGAATGGGTCGATTGGTTGattccaccaaaggtggtgCTATGGTTCAAAATGGTTCAAAATCATCTTTCTTTcagatgtgaaagccaagcaaggtcttgaccCGAtcttgcttgagttgaaggaaGCGGTGCTTAAAAAGTTTGttaaggctttctcccaaggggtaGATGGGGTGCTTCAATATCAAGGTCTCTTGTGTATGCCCAATGTTGATGACTTGCAAAAGAAAATCTCAttagaagcccatagttctcgatattccattcacccgggagccaccaagatgtaccgtgacttaTGAGAGGTCTATTGGTGAAAAGGGATGAATAAGgatattgcagaatttgtggctaagtgtcctaattgttaacaagtaaaagttgagcatcaaaatctaggaggtttgtcccaagatactagtattcctacttggaagtaggGAGATctaaatatggactttattggtTGTTTACCTCGCACCCGGTGgcaacatgactcaatttgtGTTATTGTGGATCATATGAAGAAATTGATTCATTTCATTctcgtcaaggtttcttattcggtggAAGACTATGATAAGTTGTACTTGAGGGAAatggttaggttgcatggagtgcccctATCCATTATCTTcgaccgtggtacccaattcttttctcaattttggaaatctttccaaaaagggcttggtactcgtgttaaaCTTAGTACAGTCTTTCATTCTCAAATCGATAggcaagcggagcgtactatcTAAAATTTGGAAGATACGTTAAGAgtttgtgtgattgacttcaagggtaattgggatgatcgtTTGCctttaattgaattttcttaccgtaatagctatcattcaagtattggtatggctccatttgagtctctttatggtaggaggtgtagatctcctttAGGTTGttttgaagttggtgaggttgctttgataggtcccGAATTGGTAcgtgaggctatggagaaagtttggcttattagagaaatattgaaaatggctcaaagtcgacaaaagtccaCGCCGATGTTGGAAGGAGatatcttgaatttgatataaatgattgggtctacttgaaaatctcacccatggaGGGTGtcatgaggtttggtaagaaagggaagcttagtccccgctATGTTGGCCCATATTAGATTTTAAGACGCAATgataaaattgtttataaacttgatttgcctaatgatttagcatcggtgcatccggttttccatgtcactttgttgaagaaatgtgttggtgatccgacaTTTATTATACCATTGTAGCGTCTTTGTAAAAGGAGAGTCTCTCTGATGAAGAGGTTTcggttgagattttggaccggCAGTTAAAAACTTAAGGAACAAGGAAGTTACATCTGTGAAAGTCATATGGAGGGATCAAAGAGTTTGGGGTGCTACTTTGGAGTTCGAGGCTGATATGATGTCTCGTTATCCCCGTCTCTTTGCCTCTGATCCTACTCTAGCTAGAGGTATTCAATTCCTCATGGTCCATCCTCATTACTTAGTCATTCTCATGTTTCCTTATGCATGCATGCTCATGAAAACTTActttttgagattttgatgTAGCTTAGATTGATTTCTCTAtgattatgtgcatttgagtatgatttGTATGTATGCCttattaaatgatgttttaaGTATGTTTGAGCTTGGAGTTGATATTACTCCTTGATATTGTGCATTCGAGTTagttgcattcatgttgggctaTTAGATCTTCCCTATTC
This genomic stretch from Solanum stenotomum isolate F172 chromosome 10, ASM1918654v1, whole genome shotgun sequence harbors:
- the LOC125842331 gene encoding uncharacterized protein LOC125842331, translated to MACFFPYNSRNLDTSFFIFRPTIVIVDDLVEALKHFSFSTQNLGCVQSAIFRSIHGNMMVWYGAWIKRSTENKDSLAATLLSMLTSVSSMAILLEHGFFDAYAGESKDHSPAAKFYTGDIVSMNSASFSHHDIMPIEDFTYACLAIFKDRFHNMNGAVSGVCFKSQQLSKVAAVFVWKSLQCCYSYILNQDSRSVLPYFDGFSLDLKYDVFKVVYVSGDSALNFHIFPPHKMLEGKQGLHNVAQELNRISE